In Deltaproteobacteria bacterium, the sequence TGTGTCTGCCAGGATTATTGTGCTGCTGATTCCAGAAATCCTCATTGGCTCAGCCAACGGGCAGGGATCGGTGAAAAGGTCATGTGGCACATCATGCATGCCTTGCACGTAGCCGGTCGCTGCACCGACTGTGGCGAGTGCGAGCGGGCCTGCCCAATGGACATCCCGATCCAGCGCATCCGCAAAAAGATCAACAAAGAGATCAAAGCACTCTTTGATTATGAGGCGGGGGTAAACACAGAGGATACCCCGCCATTGTATACCTTTCAAATGGAAGAGTCGACCATTAGGGAGAAAGACTGGTGAGCAACAAAGGGCGCTTTTTAGCGACCGACAAAATACCAGGATTGTTGAAGAGGCTTGGTGGCACATATCGGGTCTTTGCTCCGGTGAAGGTCTCGGACACCGTGATACTGTTTCATGAATTCAAGGAGGGTGCTCAGCTTGCTCTCAACAAACAGGCTACGCTTCCGCCAAAGGAGATCCTTTTTCCCCAGACTGAGTGTCTCCTGAGCTATACGTACCACAAGGATCCAGAAAACCTGGAAAAATCCGAAGTCCAGGTTGAAGAAACGCTGGAAGCTCTTCCAACCATCATCTTCGGGGCGCGTCCATGCGATGCTCGGGGTCTCATGGTCTTTGACGCAGTCTTCAACGATGGCCAGTGGAGGGACCCCTATTATAAGGCCCGGCGGAAGGCAACTACAATAGTTACTATCCTCTGCACCCAGCCCGAGAACACCTGTTTCTGCACCAGTGTCGGCGGAGGGCCAACCAACACAGAGGGATCGGATCTTGTTCTGACCCCGGTGACAGGAGGATACTTTGCTGAGCCAGCAACCGAAAAGGGCGGAGCACTTCTTCAGGATGAGGCCTTTGCCTTGGGCCACAATAAAGCAGACGAAGCCCGGGAGGAGCGGGAGAAGGTCAGCCTGGAGAGCGAGCTTGAACTGGATGGAATCGCTCAATGTTTGCTCGAGCTTTTCAGTACCGATTTCTGGAAACAGGTCTCGGCCAAGTGCATCAGTTGTGGAGCATGTACGTATGTCTGCCCCACCTGTTATTGCTTCAACATCACCGATGAGACCGCTGGGGTAAAGGGGGAACGAATCCGCAC encodes:
- a CDS encoding 4Fe-4S dicluster domain-containing protein, which translates into the protein MSNKGRFLATDKIPGLLKRLGGTYRVFAPVKVSDTVILFHEFKEGAQLALNKQATLPPKEILFPQTECLLSYTYHKDPENLEKSEVQVEETLEALPTIIFGARPCDARGLMVFDAVFNDGQWRDPYYKARRKATTIVTILCTQPENTCFCTSVGGGPTNTEGSDLVLTPVTGGYFAEPATEKGGALLQDEAFALGHNKADEAREEREKVSLESELELDGIAQCLLELFSTDFWKQVSAKCISCGACTYVCPTCYCFNITDETAGVKGERIRTWDSCMFYQYTLEASGHNPRPTKVERYRNRIGHKFSYHPTNYEGMFGCTGCGRCIKACPVSLDIRQVLREVKVHG